One genomic window of Notamacropus eugenii isolate mMacEug1 chromosome 6, mMacEug1.pri_v2, whole genome shotgun sequence includes the following:
- the TXNDC17 gene encoding thioredoxin domain-containing protein 17, whose translation MAHCEEVRVSGFGDFCGAVEQHRDKTIFVYFTGDKDAEGRSWCPDCVQAEPVVLEALKHIPENAVFIYCQVGDRPYWKDPNNDFKKKLKLTAVPTLLKYGTPQKLVEAECLKASLVEMLFSEED comes from the exons ATGGCCCACTGCGAGGAGGTGCGCGTGTCGGGCTTCGGCGACTTCTGCGGGGCGGTGGAGCAGCACAGGGACAAGACCATCTTCGTCTACTTCACGGGCGACAAGGACGCCGAGGGCCGCAGCTGGTGCCCGGACTGCGTGCAGG CCGAGCCTGTGGTCCTGGAGGCCCTCAAACACATCCCCGAGAACGCCGTGTTCATCTACTGCCAAGTCGGGGACCGGCCCTA CTGGAAAGATCCCAACAATGACTTTAAGAAGAAACTCAAGTTGACGGCAGTGCCGACTCTGCTCAAGTACGGGACG CCTCAGAAGTTGGTGGAGGCGGAATGTCTGAAAGCCAGCCTGGTGGAGATGCTGTTTTCAGAGGAGGATTAG
- the MED31 gene encoding mediator of RNA polymerase II transcription subunit 31 has protein sequence MAAAVVMETSDDAGNRLRFQLELEFVQCLANPNYLNFLAQRGYFKDKAFVNYLKYLLYWKEPDYAKYLKYPQCLHMLELLQYEHFRKELVNAQCAKFIDEQQILHWQHYSRKRMRLQQALAEQQQQQPQQHSTSSASSAGK, from the exons ATGGCCGCCGCCGTCGTCATGGAGACCTCGG ACGACGCCGGGAACCGGCTGCGCTTCCAACTGGAGCTGGAGTTCGTACAGTGCTTGGCGAACCCCAACTACCTGAACT TCCTTGCCCAAAGAGGGTACTTCAAGGACAAAGCTTTCGTCAATTATCTGAAATACCTGCTTTACTGGAAAGAGCCAGACTACGCCAAGTACCTGAA GTATCCCCAGTGCCTGCACATGTTGGAGCTGCTGCAATATGAGCATTTCCGAAAGGAGTTGGTGAATGCCCAGTGTGCCAAGTTCATCGATGAGCAACAGATCCTGCACTGGCAGCATTACTCCCGAAAGCGGATGCGGCTGCAGCAGGCCCTGgctgagcagcagcagcagcagcctcagCAGCACAGCACCAGCAGCGCCTCCTCTGCGGGAAAGTGA